A window of Gammaproteobacteria bacterium genomic DNA:
GTCTGGGATGGCGAGAATTTCCAGCCACGGAATATATTGCCTTTATCCTTATCTTACGATCATCGCGTGATCGATGGCGCCAATGCTGTGCGTTTTACCACGGCCTTGGCCAAAGAACTGGAAAATGCCGATGGTTTGAATGATACAGGCGTGTCACCATGAACCTGGTCAAAATTAAAGTCCCCGACATCGGCGATTTCTCCGATGTGGATGTGATCGAAGTCTTTGTGTCAGTCGGTGACGACATTGAAGTTGAATCGCCACTCATCAGTCTGGAAACCGAAAAGGCAGTGATGGATGTGCCAGCTACCCACGCCGGTGTGGTGAAAGCGGTGCACATCCAGGTGGGCGATAAAGTATCGCAAGGGAGCTTGGTGGTCGAGGTTGAGGCGACTGAGTCTGCTTCAGACTCAAAATCGGAATCGACAACGGTTGCAAGCTCATCAGCGACAGACAAGTCTTCCGCAGCACAAGCGACTCCGACTGCAATCGCTTCGAGCTATCAAGGTGAAGTGCATCAACACGCCAAAGTCGTCGTCCTCGGGGCCGGGCCGGGTGGCTACACGGCTGCCTTTCGTGCGGCAGATCTAGGCTTAGAGGTTACTTTGATCGAACGCTGGCCGGTCTTGGGTGGCGTGTGTTTGAATGTGGGTTGTATTCCTTCCAAGGCTTTGTTGCACGCGGCCAAGGTGATTGACGATGCCGCCGACATGTCGGCGCATGGGATTACTTTCGCGCCACCGAAGATCGATCTGGAAAAACTGCGTAACTGGAAACAAGATGAAGTGGTCGGCAAACTGGTCAAGGGCCTGTCGGGTATGGCGAAGCAACGCAAAGTGAATGTGGTGCATGGCAATGGCAAATTCGTATCGCCGCATCACATTGAAGTTACTGCCGACGACAGTTCTACTAAGGTTATTCAATTCGAGAATTGTATTATCGCGGCAGGTTCCGAAGTATTTAATTTACCTTTCCAGCCAGACGATGAACGCGTAATTGATTCCACCGGCGCTTTGGAGTTGAAAGATATTCCAGAGAATATGTTAGTCGTTGGTGGCGGCATCATTGGTTTGGAAATGGCAACCGTGTATTCGGCCTTGGGTTCGAAAGTAACCATTGTCGAGCTTACCGACAGTTTGATCCCGGGTTGTGACAAAGATCTGGTGCGTCCATTACAAAAACGTCTGGAACGTCAGGGTGCCAGTATTATGGTGAAAACCATGGTTAAAGGTATGGACGCAAAAGACGATGGCATACATGTGCAATTTGAGGGCGACAAAAGACCGGAATCAGCGGTGTATGACAAAGTGTTGGTGGCCATTGGTCGTAAACCCAATGGTGGCGTTATTGATGCCGATAAAGCCGGTGTGAATGTTTCTGAGCGTGGTTTTATTGAAACCGATAAACAGATGCGTACCAATGTAAATCATATCTTCGCCATTGGTGATCTGGTCGGTCAACCGATGTTGGCACATAAAGCCACACATGAAGCCAAAGTGGCGGCGGAGGTGATTGCCGGGCATAAGCGATATTTCGATGCGCGGGTGATTCCATCGGTGGCTTACACCGATCCGGAAATTGCCTGGGTGGGTTTGACCGAGACCGATGCCAAAGCGCAAGGCATTAAATACGAGAAGGGCGTATTCCCCTGGGCGGCCAGTGGTCGCGCCTTGGCCAATGGCCGTACCGATGGTTCCACCAAGTTGTTGTTCGATCCAAAAACCAATCGTGTACTGGGTGCCGGTATTGTCGGTGTTGGCGCTGGCGAACTGATCGCCGAAATGGCTTTGGCCATCGAAATGAACGCCGATGCCGAGGATATTGGTTTAACCATTCACCCGCATCCGACTTTGTCAGAGACACCTGCGATGGCGGCCGAAGTGTTTGAAGGGACAATTACGGATTTGTATATTCCGAAAAGGAAGTAGAATAAACACTTAAGGTAATTTCAGATTAAGGTCACACTTGAACAGGATAATTTTGGTCTTGTGAGATTGTGCCGAGTT
This region includes:
- the lpdA gene encoding dihydrolipoyl dehydrogenase; this encodes MNLVKIKVPDIGDFSDVDVIEVFVSVGDDIEVESPLISLETEKAVMDVPATHAGVVKAVHIQVGDKVSQGSLVVEVEATESASDSKSESTTVASSSATDKSSAAQATPTAIASSYQGEVHQHAKVVVLGAGPGGYTAAFRAADLGLEVTLIERWPVLGGVCLNVGCIPSKALLHAAKVIDDAADMSAHGITFAPPKIDLEKLRNWKQDEVVGKLVKGLSGMAKQRKVNVVHGNGKFVSPHHIEVTADDSSTKVIQFENCIIAAGSEVFNLPFQPDDERVIDSTGALELKDIPENMLVVGGGIIGLEMATVYSALGSKVTIVELTDSLIPGCDKDLVRPLQKRLERQGASIMVKTMVKGMDAKDDGIHVQFEGDKRPESAVYDKVLVAIGRKPNGGVIDADKAGVNVSERGFIETDKQMRTNVNHIFAIGDLVGQPMLAHKATHEAKVAAEVIAGHKRYFDARVIPSVAYTDPEIAWVGLTETDAKAQGIKYEKGVFPWAASGRALANGRTDGSTKLLFDPKTNRVLGAGIVGVGAGELIAEMALAIEMNADAEDIGLTIHPHPTLSETPAMAAEVFEGTITDLYIPKRK